The region ttctttcttgttGAGCAAAATGGTGTTAAAATTTGAGGCTGGACTGGACTCGATGTTAGTGATGTTGATGTACATGTACTTAGATGATgtattataatcaattttgcagtTGAAAGTTTCTTCATTGATTCATTGTGTTTGCAGTTGCAATGCACAGGTTATGTAGCACTAATTTGATCATTCTCTCTATTGTAAAAAACCAATTAAGTATATTGGGGAGAAGAATGATAAATTGATTAATAAGATAGTTAAATTAAGagtacatatttaaatgtacgAAAATGAGATGATaacttaaattaataaattagaaTGATATTTATGAAACgagttgaaattttgaaatgataAAGAATGAGGCGGTTAAGAAGCAAGAGAGTATTAGAAGAAAATGGATATCGAATAGGTGGAAAGTGAGGGTTGTAACCGGTGGCCACGTTTGGAGGCAGTGTGCCACTTGTCCCTCCCACAATGCACGCAGAGGTTttcatgcattttattttattttatttcttatatacatatatataagcTTACAACATGATCATCCACATTCAACATCATCTTCATCTATAAATCTATCATCATTGAACTTGATTTGTTTGCGAttgtaagagagagagagggagaggctGTTGATGCCGCATATGTGGGTATTGCTTCTAGTGACGCTAGTATTATTTGTGCTTGTGCTAGCAGTGGTAGCAACACGAACTCAGTAAAATCATGAAGGCCACAACAAAGCTAGTGTTGTTCTTGTTGGCGGTGGTGGTGCTAGTGGGCGTGGGTAGCAGCACCGCAACAACCATCAAGGACGAGTCATGGACCGAATGGGCCAAAGACAAGATCTCTGAGGGCCTCGGCTTCAGCGCCGACGACGCTAAGGACAAGGTCGCCGACAAGTCCAGTCACGGTTATGATGCTACAGTCGACGACGCCAAAGACAAGGCTGCCAACACGGCCGAGCACGGCTATGACGCCACAATCGACGCCGCCAAGTACACCAAGGACAAGGCTGCCAACACAGCCGAGCGCGGCTACTACGCCACCAAGTCCGCCAAAGACAAGGCTGCCAGCACGGCCGAGCACGGCTACGATGCTTCCAAGTCCGCCAAAGACAAGGCTGCTAACACAGCCGAGCACGGCTTCGATGCTGCCAAGTCCGCTAAAGACAAGGCTGTCAACGCGGTCAAGCACGGCTACGATGCCACAATAGACGCGGCCGAGTACGCCAAGGACAAGGCTGGCAACGCGGCCGAGTACATCAAGGACAAGGCTGCCAGTGCGGCCAAACACGGATCTGATGCCACAATAGATGCCGCTAAGTACGCCACCGAGAAGGCTGGCGACGCGGCCGAGCACGGCTACGACGCCGTTAAGTACGCTAAAGACGAGGCTGCCGACGCGGCCAAACACGGCTCCGATGCAACAATCGAAGGTGCTAAGTACGCCAAAGACAAGGCTGCAAACGCTGCCAAATACGGCTCCGATGCCACTATCGATGCGGCCTCCGGTATGGTCTAGGTTATTGCACATGCATACCTATAAACTGTTTCTAACTTGATTTTTGTATAGGAAGCGGGCAGTATGCTTCGGAGAAGGCCGGGGATATGAAGAAGATGGCGGAGGAAGAAGTGAGTTGGACGAAGGAGAAGGCGAAGGAGGCATTTGAGGCGGCCAGATTGAAGGCTGAGGCAGCTAAAGATGCGATTGCATCAAATCTCAAATCAACCAAATCAAATAAGATCAAGGACGAGGAGCTCTAATCATCTAGTAACACTTGTAGTTGTTGTGCCttgtttgtttgtgtatttatagattCCAAACCTTTTGTTCTACGTTTATCACTACTAGTATTTCATAGTACCAATAAATATAGTTTCACTTATTATGTTATAGATTGCAAAATCAAGAATTGGTTTCCACAACATTGCTATCTATCCCCAGCTTGCCTTGCTTAAGAATCGGCCTACATCAATACTGCATCGTACagaaatcaaattaaatcttTTGGTCCTAATTATCTAGGAGTAAGAGCATCCCATCCATTATAGCCCCGGCACGGCTATAACCCCGGGAGGGGGCGACGGCGGGGCGACCTATAGTGGGACGGACGATCGgcgggcgaggacgcggcgatgCATCGGCGGCGGGGTGATAGTGCCGGCCTATAGCGGGGCGGTGCCGGCCTATAGCGGGGCGGTGCCCGGGCCGCCTCTCCCGGGCGGacgattgattttttttttaaattcaatttttacctataaatacatcTCTTCCTTTCAtgattttcacaccattccaccTCTTCATCACTCatattttctctcactagaatttgTGGACTGAAATGGACGATTTATGGAACGACGCGTGGAATTCTCTGATTTAAGAGGTGAAGCGGCGCGCACGGCGGAAGTGGCGGAGGGcgcgatccctcgtgcgattagTCGTCGGCGGACCATCTAACGAGACCATAGCGGAGCACACTAACGTCTAATGGTggactactttgtggataacccctgTTATCCAGCCAAGATTTTCCGCCgacgattcagaatgtcgcaacggctcTTGAACCATATAGCGatgaatttggcggagcgtcaccggtgcttcaccctccggagtgattgcactggccggatcgggctgtctacgcttcagaagtgcaccgctATAATCCGGCAGCTTGCGTACGCCGGACCagctgatatgttcgacgaatacctacagatgggtgagacgactagcctcaTGGTGCGTaggcagttttgtaaggggatTCGAGAAATATTTGGTGgggagttcctacgaaagcccACTTCTGATGAGTGTCAGAgactgctggatatgcacggttcgatcCATGgtttcccaggaatgttaggaaacatcgattgcatgcattgagaGTTGAAgaactgcccggtggcgtggaaaggccagttcacaactggattcaaaagcaaacacccatcgatgattctggaagccgttgctgactaccgcttgcggatctggcatgcgtatttcggtgatgcaggttcgaacaacgacatcaatgttcttcagtcatcgccgCTCTTCAATGACGAGTGCCGGGGGGAGTGTCCAGAAATTAacttcgtagccaacggcacgcagtacagtaggggatactatttggcaggtGGGATATATCCTCGGTGGCCCGTATTCACCAAGACAATTCGTCAACCGGtgggaccgaagaaacaatactGTGCGCggaaacaagagggtgctaggaaggatgttgagtaagcttttggtgtcctccaacaGCGGTGGACCATTATACGATGCCCGGCACAAGTTTgacacgaagatgatgtcgcgaatattatgttaacatgtatcatattgcataatatgataatagaaggtgaaggatttgcggcagagcgctAGGCACCGAaagagggcgcaagtacaagtaacggtgttgcctccgcgccgatctAGATGgacgtaccacggagcaatgaatatttgatccaacgtttcagtgatatgcgcaggagcacagcatataccacactccaggccgatttggttgaagaagtttggacacgtaggggaggtggcaGCGCAATGTGAATACTATTATGATGTTCAATAGATTAatttttcgttttttatttttaattttaattttaattttaatttcaatttcaatttcaatttcaatttcaatttcaatttcaatttcaatttcaatttctatttcttcacttatagccgtttttttttataattacgtatagtccgataaatttaattacttatagttgaattaaaataaacgaaaaaaatcggggctattggaagtgtccgcctatggtggcggaaacaaaaatttgggattGTGGGTAAAAAacgggcggggctattggggacgTCCGCCTATGGTgaatgctctaagagcatccacaatcaAATTAAATCTTTTGCTCCTAATTATCTaggagtaagagcatccacaatagttaAGCCCATGGAGGTACCCAGGCCACAAAAACTTGGCCAGGCGGCCCAGGCTACAAAAAAAACTTGTCCACACTAATAGTGGACAAGTACAAGctacaaattaattatttttttttattttttatatattttaatttaactagaataaaaattatcggactataataattataaaaaaatgcataatttaataaaaaaaattgaaaccaaATCTTCACATTGAATTTTGagattataaaaattatagagAATGAAAATTAAGGAGATTATAAATATTATAGAGAATGAAAATTAAGGATGTAAAATGTGTGGAATGAGGTATTTATAAAGAatttttgaaaagaaaaaaaatcgaatttggGCAGAGCTGTGGCTCTTGGCCGTCACAATAGGGTGTCGCGGCTCTCGCCCAAGAGCCTCGGCCGAGAGCCAGATACTTATTCAAATGATAGGCCGGATCTGATCGATAAATAAAGGCAAATGAATATTAAGCCAGCTATGAAGTTAAAGAAATGAAATCATACTCTCAATCTATTTAttatagaaaaaattaaaaagaaaaaaagtgtaaaaataaatcatgaaatttgcTCAATATCTGTTTAATCCAATAATTTacaaatatgattattattataatttacaaatatctgtctgacatggagccgcgccctccgccgccgcctcctcccccgcaccgggcgtacaaggtgccacctccggaaacgaatgaagagtatgcccccgggaggacgaactaccaaccggatgaaaccctcgtcttggcgaggtgttgggtggatatttcgAAGGACCCGGTATTtgcgaacaaccaaaagcaggttgcgtactaggagcgcatcgccgagcgctacaatgagacAAAgtcgccgagcgcgtacaagcgccatatggagcagctccgcaagcactaggatcaggtgaagaagcaagtcaacctgttttcggcggagtacgagaagtgctcgagggagaaaggaagcggcgagagcttgagcgatgtgcgcgatagagcgttgttgtcgtaccagtcaatgtacggcgacttcaagcatttcaacatctgggcgctcttgaaggacaagcagaagtttcAGGGCGGGATTCTGCCATCGGCTGCACCAAAGAGGATGAGGACCACCGAAGTCGGTGCTTACACAagcagcgaaagcggcgcatatccggtggacctcaaccggacgataGTGAAAGGGTAGGAGGAAGGGCGGCCTTTtggggcggcttatagggcgtcccactgcaggtggaagggtaggaggataaaatgctgacgtggcgatGCATATGACGAGCTTTAGGGCATCCCTTAGGACGCTTATGAGTACTTAATGTAATTAACACATATTCTTAATCATAAatctaattatatttttattatcctttttctttaatttatttacttcataattttttttcattatttgaaaatcatTTGTCTCGGGTGTTGACACTAGTTGGTAAAAAGATggagtaaataaataaagagtCGATTTCACGAATAGAATGATAGTGGGCGAAGTAGAGGAATATAACCCGTGAGCAccaaggccatccgcaacgctgtctcttatccgtctcttaaccgtctcatctcttaactattcatgggcccaactgtacttttcactccatctcttaactaagagacatcacctgcaaccctccgtctcttaaccatctcatcctttaactattcagtcaatttcattttttatttttatttccaacaaattcaattaataaaaacacacttcattaaataaaataaaattacaatttaaaatcctaaaaaaatacataattaaattcgtggaaaaataaataaaaaaagacataatttaaaatacaattttatagaaattataaaaactatatcctcctcctcctcggccgcctcatcctcctcctccacggcgtcgaatgcgcgatccttggagcttccaccgcctcgtcctccttcgggattgggttcatccggataatcctccctaatttgggataatccctgcaaaTACcttggggcggagggacgagcgtatgcatccacatcaaaatgggttGGTTGGCacgccgccggcgtcgacgagccttgggtgcccggcgtcgacgaaaaccggaaccaccaaagacattgtacatgcccccagtcgccaaacgcgtttaGGTCAAAgccaccggagccgccagagtttccgtcgccggacattttgtgatgaaaattagagagcaaatggagatgatttgagaataatagatgtgtgtttgtgtgtataatgaggatgaaatagtagtatttacagagtaaaaaaagaaaaaataaataatattttttttaccgttcaacggtaatattaccgtttttttatttttattttattaaaatcgattttcttttaaaaaaatatttattgctttattgtgacgatgcccactcgtgggccggcgagtgggcgtcacaccTAGCGCCCGTCTCGTCTCTCAGAGACAAGACGCTCCTCGAGACGAGACCGGGACGGAAGGCTGCAACGCTATCTCGCGGCCGTCTCTTCTCTCCGAGACgcccgcgagacgcgttgcggatgctctaaaacctagagacgagaccgagacgcCCGCGAGAcgtattgcggatgctctaaaaccCTCCACCGTGTCAGTGAAAATGAATCccgattctctctctctcatgacACCGGCGGAGCTTAAACCCCAGAATCCCCAACCTCCACAATAACAAATCAATCAATCCAATCGACAATGGCGGCCGCGTCGAGAGGCCTCGTTTCTCGTGTCAGGCACCTCCTCTCCGCCGGCCCCTCTCTTAGATCCCTATCATTTGCCCAGCTGCGGAGTTTCACCGCCGAGCCAGAATTCGAAACCACCACATCCCGAATCATCGAACCCAAACCCTGCGTCATGACTCCCGATTCCAGGCGAACTGGCACCATCGCCGTTAAATGTGGAATGACGGCGCTCTGGGACAAGTGGGGCGCCAGGGTTCCTATTACCATTCTCTGGATGGATGATAACATCGTCTCCCAAGTCAAACTCCCCGAAACCGAAGGGTTTTGTGCGCTTCAGGTTCATTTTTGCACTAGCATTTCCCTTTTCTTTGTTGCCATACCTTCCTTGTTCAACACAATAATTTCCTTCAACTAGTTGTTTCTCGGCCTTAGGGCATAAGATTTAGGGTTTACACTATTTCGGTCTTGAACATCAGCTTGAATAGTTTGTTTTCTTGCGGTGCTTAATATGGTCAAATTGAGGGTTGGAACTTCTGTTTAGGGAAAATTGTAGATCATGAGGTGCTGAGTTCAATAAATGGTTTAATTTAACTGATTGTCTGtttaaatgaagagaaaaatCAAGTCTTCCTATTGATGGTTGGTACACAAGAACAAATGTTGGCCTttaaattatttctattttgaaCATCAGCCGAGTGGTTTTGCATTTCCAATTCCTGAGTGAGTGCTAAGTTGATAAAATTGATGTTTGGAACTTCTCTTTAGGGGCTCGATCCTCGCTTAGTGTGTGGGAACTCTTATGATGTGGAATGTGCAGATATGATCATTCggaatttgtttaatttattttgtagtcTCTTGGAAagtttttttattcttatttgatTTCAACTCCTCAATGGGTTTAACATTTAGTTGTATGGTGGTAGCTAGATTGGATGTGGACAAAAAAAGGAGAAACATTTGAGAAAGCCTGAAGTAGGTCATTTCAGAGCTCAAGGTGTGCCCATGAAAAGGAAGCTCAGGGAGTTTCCAGTGACTGAGGATGCTCTTCTTCCTGTCGGAACAACACTAGATGTCCGCCATTTTGTTCCGGGGCAATATGTTGATGTAACCGGAATTACAAAAGGGAAGGGGTTTCAGGTGACAGTGAATTCTTTTTATATCTATAACCGCTATCTGCTTCATTCATAGTACTTCCTCTCTGCAGTTTGTTTCATTTGATTGATAGAATATTATTAGAAACTTAAGAGGTGATCTAATGGTTGACAGTAGACTTATGTAATGTGCTCAACTATCTGTATAAACTAATTAACTTGTAGCATCTCTACTGAAAAGAAAGATTACTTAAATACTTCTCATGTACTGGAATCTGTCTTGAAGTTCAGTTTTTTCCTCGTCTTTCTCCTAGTTTGCTTAAGTAGAGTATGTTGAGAAATGCATGTCAGTCTTTTGAAAAATAACCTTTCTCCATGGCCTGAACAACACTAAATTATTCTGTCTATAGGGTGGTATGAAAAGGTGGGGATTTAAAGGTATGCCTGCATCACATGGTGCATCATTGTCACATCGGAGTATTGGCTCTACTGGTCAAAGGGATGCGCCAGGAAAGGTATGGATTGTCAGTTATGAAATGTTACGCTTGTAGCCTTGTGAAATGTCACATTTTAGCAGCATACTGCTGCTCCTTAATCCCTTTCATTACTTATTATACTGAACTTTTAGATTGTATTTGGGTCATCTTACTCTTTCTATCATTGGATCAAAATCACTACAATTCACTGGGATGCTTTGTTGCATCATACATTTGAGATACTATTACCGAACTGTAAGAACGTCGAAAACTGACTTTAATGGATTTGAAATTGATAACTATCCTTGGTAAACGTGCAATATACAGAGATGTTTAGAAAAAATGGAAAGAGATTGTTGAGGATTTGCTAATGCCTTAGGTTGGTGGGAATTGGAGAACTGGTTATAGTTCATAGTTGCAGACTTTCACTCAGTAATTTGGCATGTTTGGAGTTCCTTTATACATGTTTTAAAAGGTTCAAGCTGATCTTTTGGTAACGTTGATGCACTAGTTGATCACTTGCGAGCCGTTTGCAACATTTTTCTTGTTGATTGTATTTTTTACGCACTGATCTATTTGCATATGTATTGCTGGAAGTATACGTATATATGTGGCGACCAGCAAACTTAGGTCTGACTTTAATAAAGAGGTGGCCAAAGAGAGGtatatattactagtatataCGATATTAGTGCCTATATATCATGTTTTATTGGCATAGCCCGATTGTAAAAGTTGAGTATCCATTACAGTAAGGAGATTATGCATCTTAGGCTTTGAGAATCTATAGATACGGTTTTAGACTTTCACATTGCTCTGTTTGTGTAAGCCTTTTTAATGACTATCCATGTAAAATCAACAGATGGATATGTTGGTTTTTGCATATTGTAAGTTTGCTATTATATCTTTGCTAACAGGTTTTCAAGGGAAAGAAGATGCCTGGGCACATGGGTGTTGAACAGAGAACAGTTAAAAATGTTTGGGTTTACAAAATTGACCCGGCAAGGAACCTGGTGTGGGTGAGAGGCCAGGTACTGCTTTCTTTTCCGTCGTCCAATGTTCGAAGCAGCAGATAAGTTAGCTTGTTACGCTATTTTCATCTTTTCCTTTCAGACTATCTTGAATAAATGTCCTACTTTTCAGGTCCCAGGCGCAACAGGAAATTTTGTCTTCATAAAAGATGCTGTGTACAAGAAGCCAGACGTCACTTTGCTTCCATTTCCTACTTATTTTGCAACAGAAGACGAGGACCCGTCACAATTGGAACCTATAGTAGCTGATCATGGTGATATAGACCCCTTCATGGCAGCAGATTGAGTGCTGAacgctattttttttaattcggttTGAGGCATTAGAGCAAGTGCCAATCAGAAGGGCTGTTTTGAAATGGTGGTTTTATGAATTGTATTTGGTTTAAGGATACGAGGTTAAAATAGGAGATCCAAGGGGTGTGATAGCTGATTAGAACTCAATCCTTGATTGTCTTGTTTTCATGTTTCTCTAATAAATACACAAGGTTTATGCCAAAATTAAGAAGTTTGTTTCCTGTTTTAATccccattttttttttatgtaaaagTTATTGCCTGCCTTTTcccttatgttttttttttaaaataaaaaacgccctTCCTTTGTGGGCGGGGgttaggcagacccccaacccgtaaataaaatcaaaatgtagTGTTTCAAAAACgtgatcttagcccaaaagtgactaagatctaaacaagaacatgaagaaGCAGAGTAGAGGTCCCACAAGCTGGGATCCTCCATTCTATCAAGTGGAAAAAAGATGACTAAATACACTAAAGGGGGAAACGAAAAAAGACCAAAGCCAACCACCAGAAGAGCTAGatcaacccacatctctacgtcggaaacggaagttaggatatcccagctggtccatctGAACTAACGCCTTCAGGTACCGAGGCGCAGAGATTGGATCAAAATATGTAAGgacaggggtctggaccccc is a window of Salvia splendens isolate huo1 chromosome 3, SspV2, whole genome shotgun sequence DNA encoding:
- the LOC121795450 gene encoding late embryogenesis abundant protein, group 3-like; translation: MKATTKLVLFLLAVVVLVGVGSSTATTIKDESWTEWAKDKISEGLGFSADDAKDKVADKSSHGYDATVDDAKDKAANTAEHGYDATIDAAKYTKDKAANTAERGYYATKSAKDKAASTAEHGYDASKSAKDKAANTAEHGFDAAKSAKDKAVNAVKHGYDATIDAAEYAKDKAGNAAEYIKDKAASAAKHGSDATIDAAKYATEKAGDAAEHGYDAVKYAKDEAADAAKHGSDATIEGAKYAKDKAANAAKYGSDATIDAASGSGQYASEKAGDMKKMAEEEVSWTKEKAKEAFEAARLKAEAAKDAIASNLKSTKSNKIKDEEL
- the LOC121797457 gene encoding 50S ribosomal protein L3-2, mitochondrial-like codes for the protein MAAASRGLVSRVRHLLSAGPSLRSLSFAQLRSFTAEPEFETTTSRIIEPKPCVMTPDSRRTGTIAVKCGMTALWDKWGARVPITILWMDDNIVSQVKLPETEGFCALQIGCGQKKEKHLRKPEVGHFRAQGVPMKRKLREFPVTEDALLPVGTTLDVRHFVPGQYVDVTGITKGKGFQGGMKRWGFKGMPASHGASLSHRSIGSTGQRDAPGKVFKGKKMPGHMGVEQRTVKNVWVYKIDPARNLVWVRGQVPGATGNFVFIKDAVYKKPDVTLLPFPTYFATEDEDPSQLEPIVADHGDIDPFMAAD